A window of Ketobacter sp. MCCC 1A13808 contains these coding sequences:
- a CDS encoding TetR/AcrR family transcriptional regulator, which translates to MKTRDRILVTSLELFNLCGEPNVTTIDIANEMDISPGNLYYHFRNKDEIIFELFQAFETAIHEALQSPAEMGLDMMDYWMYVHMIFEKIWEHRFLYRDPATILERNERLQKKFNRILEKKRESALVIVERMRQESMIQISATEAERLAINATMTVTYWLNFQHIRHLTAHHEPDDLGLGVYQVMSLFAPYLPVEGREMLEAVAETYLGSTSSSDSFK; encoded by the coding sequence ATGAAGACACGAGATCGAATATTAGTTACTAGCTTGGAACTGTTTAATCTGTGCGGCGAGCCCAATGTCACCACCATTGATATCGCCAATGAAATGGACATCAGTCCGGGCAACCTGTACTACCACTTCCGCAATAAAGACGAAATCATCTTCGAACTGTTCCAGGCTTTCGAAACTGCAATCCATGAGGCATTACAATCACCTGCCGAAATGGGCCTGGATATGATGGACTATTGGATGTACGTCCACATGATCTTCGAAAAAATCTGGGAGCACCGATTCTTATACCGAGACCCGGCCACAATTCTGGAAAGAAATGAACGCCTGCAAAAAAAGTTCAACCGCATCCTGGAAAAGAAGCGGGAAAGCGCTCTGGTCATCGTGGAAAGAATGCGTCAGGAAAGCATGATTCAAATCAGCGCTACCGAAGCGGAGCGGCTTGCCATCAATGCAACCATGACCGTCACATATTGGCTCAATTTTCAGCACATCCGACACTTAACCGCTCACCATGAACCCGATGATCTTGGCCTCGGCGTCTATCAGGTGATGAGTTTATTTGCCCCGTATTTACCGGTTGAAGGTCGCGAAATGCTTGAAGCCGTTGCCGAAACTTACCTGGGCTCCACCTCTTCCTCCGACTCCTTTAAATAA